Genomic window (Salvelinus alpinus chromosome 13, SLU_Salpinus.1, whole genome shotgun sequence):
tttattgAATGGCGTGAGCTGAATCTATCTACGAAGATAATACTAGGCCATCCCTAACCTAAGTAGCTAACTAACAAACTATATGGTAGCCATATTAAACTTAATTTagaagttgttttcattgcaaagtACTGGAAGCAATGAATCTCCAATAAGATTGCTTTGCTGTTCTGGTTTCTGGATGTGTAGTTATCTGAGAGTTATTATTGTGGTCTCGTACAGTTGTTGCAGGAGGTTCGCACCagcatgtctgtgtctgtgatcATTAAATGGGGAGGGCAGGAGTACTCCATCAGGACACTCTCCGAAGAGGACACTGTGCTGGACCTCAAGCAGTCCATCAAGTCCCTGACAGGGGTTCTCCCAGAGAGGCAGAAACTCCTAGGATTAAAGGTCAAAGGTAAAAACCCATCTGTGGATGGCAGCTGTAAAGGCCAATAACTGTTTTACTGCATTTGAGAGTTAATTGGCACGTGCAGCACAGATTGTATGGAAGTATTTTCCCTCTCACGCTTCACACCGTTGTGGACTTCTGCCTTTTTCTGAGTTGTCTGGATATGGGATTCATCACGTCTTAatggttctgtctctctcccaggcAAACCAGCAGAGGACCAAGTGAAGCTTGGTTCACTGAAGCTGAAACCCAATACCAAGATCATGATGAtgggcagcagggaggagagtcTGGTGGGTTCCTCGTCCTTCTGCTCTTGTACTAAACTGTATGGTGAACCATTCCACACCGAGGACTGTGATTGGTGAAGCCTGCTTCCAGCTGTTTACCAGAAGCAATGTCACGACAAGCACTGACTTGCAGAGTTGATTTTTCTAACTTTAGCATGTCAAAGACCTTGGCCTCATAACACTCCATCGTTTTGTTTTGTGAAGGAAGAAGTTTTAGCACCTCCCCCAGAGAATGATGACATTGTCAATGACTTTGACATTGAAGAAGAGGTGATTGAAGTACAGAACAGGTGCAGTAGGACTTTGCAGATCCAAATAATTTATACTGTAGTTTCAGTCATACAAGTAATGAATTGATTCGGCTCAAACTTCGCTTGGCACTCTACGGTATGTTTTCTAAGATCACATAGTCAGTCCAATATCTTGTTTTAACTTAACgcacttttttgttttctttagaGAGGAGAACTTGGCCAAGATAGCCCGCCGTGTCAAAGACTACAAAGTGGAGGGGATGAACCCACCCAGGGCAGGAAAGAGTCTGTTGGTACTAGATGTGGACTACACGTTGTTTGGTAAGTAGGAAGACTATCAAAACTGCACTGGGCACTGCTGTTTGCCTAGTTAAGTGATTTAATAATTTCACAATTTTCTAAATATGAAACATATTTTAAGAATTTAGAGTATTATTGAAAGATTTTATACCCTTGTCCTtatgcagttttttttttttttttttttaacgtttGAGCATGTTTCTCTGTGATTTGTTTTATTCCAGATCATAAGTCATGTGCCGAGACGGGACAAGAGCTCATGAGGCCTTTTCTCCATGAGTTCCTGACCTCAGCGTATGAGGACTATGACATCGTCATCTGGTGTAAGTACCAAACTGCTTGTTTTGCTGTACATGGAAAGTTGAAGTTAACTGGCCCTAATTTGTGTTTAATTTGTTCTAGCTGCCACGAGTATGAAGTGGATTGATGCTAAAATGAAAGTAAGTATTCCCGTCTGataagttttattttttatttttttatcagtcTCAATTTGTTGACTCTTCATGGCCAGAAAGGGGCAGTGtttcccccaaaatatttttcACAACATATAAACTTCCATTGAGAGCACTATACACATGCATATTGAGCAGCAGTGATTTAATATGCGGTATTGACCTGTAGTATAGAATGTCAGATCAGATGTTGCCTTCCTGTTGTGGTGTATGTGACTGTCTCACCGTGCCCTCTGGTTTCTCAGGAGCTGGGAGTGACAGACAACCCTAACTATAAGATCACCTTCATGCTGGACAGTGCAGCTATGATCACGGTGCACACGCCTAAGAGGGGTGTAGTGGAGGTGAGTGGGCCTACACTGGAGCAGACAACCTCATAAATCCCACTGATTCATGTCCCAGTTGCCTGATGGAACTGTCTCCAGTCAGTGTTGTGGTGGGTGTGTTTCAGGTGAAGCCTCTTGGGGTGATATGGGGAAAGTACAGTGAGTTCTACAGCAAGAGGAACACTATCATGTTTGACGACATTGGCAGAAATTTCCTAATGAACCCACAGAACGGACTGAAGGTAAGTTCTGGTAGAACTTACATTACAAGACCGGGTGTTTCTTTGCTTCACTTGCGGTTGTTTGAGACGCCATTTATTACCATTGGAGGTgtggattttttatttaacctttatttaactgggcaagtcagttaagaaaaacattttatttacaatgacgtcctaccaaaAAGCCTCCTGtgtggacgggggctgggatttaaaataaaaagtgtgtgtgtgtggtgtgtgtgtgacaaaacacacatcacgacaagagagacaacactacaaaaagagagacctaaaacatagcaaggcagcaacacatgacaacacagcatggtagcaacatgacaataacatggtagcaacacaacttggtagcagcacaaagcttggtacaaacattattgggcacagataaaagcacaaagggcaagaagttaGACACaataatacatcacacaaagcagccacaactgtcagtaagagtgtccatgattgagtctttgaatgaagagattgagataaaactgtccagtttgagtgtttgttgcagctcgttccagtcgctagctacaGTAAACTTTCAATAGTCTGAGTAAAATCTGCTCCGTTTCGGAGGTCGTGGTACTTTCTGGATGGAGGATTAAAAGGGAGACCAGCTCACCCCGTTATGAGGTTGTCTTACTCTACAGGTGTATAACATCATTGTCGTCCATCAGTTCAGTTTGATAGTTAGAAAACATATTGCATTTAGAACGCGTTGCAAAAATGTCACTAAAGGGGTGAACCAATCAGTTCTCCTCACTGGTTACGTGGACAGACGTGTGTATTGACTGAGGTGGAGATGCTGTGGTATCCACTGGAGCAGACCAGTAAAATGCCTACACGTGTAATTAAACTTATATGGACCCCGACACTAATTAGAGGCTGGCGTAATATTTGCTCAAATGTGATGGCCGGCCATTATAAGAGACCAGCGTTTGTTTGAGAGGCTGGGCTCTATATTAACAAACCTAACGTAATGCTATCGTAGCGCTGGAAGTCCAGCCATCGTTACCACTAAGACCACATGTTGGTTGGGTTTTAAATATCCCCACCAGTGCTGCCTGAAATTAGCGTATGATTTTAAGAACACACCTCAGATATTACCACCCCACCCACCTCAGATAttaccacccctcccacctcagatattacCACCCCTCCTACCTCAGATAttaccacccctcccacctcagatattacCACCCCTCACACCTCAGATATTACCACCCCTCACACCTCAGATATTACCACCCCTCACACCTCAGATAttaccacccctcccacctcagatattaccacccctcccacctcagatattaccacccctcccacctcagatattaccacccctcccacctcagatattaccacccctcccacctcagatattaccacccctcccacctcagatattaccacccctcccacctcagatattaccacccctcccacctcagatattaccacccctcccacctcagatattacCACCCCTCACACCTCAGATATTACCACCCCTCACACCTCAGATAttaccacccctcccacctcagatattaccacccctcccacctcagatattaccacccctcccacctcagatattaccacccctcccacctcagatattaccacccctcccacctcagatattaccacccctcccacctcagatattaccacccctcccacctcagatattaccacccctcccacctcagatattaccacccctcccacctcagatattaccacccctcccacctcagatattacCACACCTCAGATATTACCACACCTCAGATATTACCACCCCTCACACCTCAGATAttaccacccctcccacctcagatattacCACACCTCAGATATTACCACCCCTCACACCTCAGATAttaccacccctcccacctcagatattaccacccctcccacctcagatattaccacccctcccacctcagatattacCACACCTCAGATATTACCACCCCTCACACCTCAGATATTACCACACCTCAGATATTACCACCCCTCACACCTCAGATATTACCACCCCACCCACCTCAGATATTACCACCCCACCCACCTCAGATATTACCACCCCTCACACCTCAGATAttaccacccctcccacctcagatattaccacttctcccacctcagatattaccacccctcccacctcagatattaccacccctcccacctcagatattaccacccctcccacctcagatattaccacccctcccacctcagatattaccacccctcccacctcagatattaccacccctcccacctcagatattacCACCCCTCACACCTCAGATAttaccacccctcccacctcagatattaccacccctcccacctcagatattaccacccctcccacctcagatattacCACCCCTCACACCTCAGATATTACCACCCCTCACACCTCAGATATTACCACCCCTCACACCTCAGCGCAAGAGAGTTCCTATAAGAGAGGTACATGACCAATCCTGAGCCAGGGTTGGAAAATAGACGTGTGAAGGCTTTAACAGGTCAATTGCAAACTAGCGTGTGTTTTGACAATAGTGATGGCTTAATTAAGGCCAGGTGAAAATAGAGCCCTCTGCGTTTTAATGTCAGTTTTCAATAATTAACCTTACCAAAACCTTACCAAAACCTTACCAAAACCTTACCAAAACCTCCTTGAGTCTTCGAGTTGTCAGCTGTCATTATGGTGTTAATTTTGATACAACCCATTTTCAATGTCCCCCCCTTTAGATACGTCCATTCATGAAAGCGCACTTAAACCGTGAAAAAGACAAAGAGCTCTTCAAACTGTCTCAGTATCTTAAAGAGATTGCCAAACTGGAGGACTTCTCAGGTCTCAACCATAAGCATTGGGAGAGGTGAGGTTACTGATTCTGCAACTAACTTCGTCTTAACGTACTTTCCTGTTGTTTTGCTGCTTCAGTCCTGACCTTTTCTCTTGTTCTACTAGATGATCATAGCTCTGTGACCattgctgtgttgtatttctgCAGGTATCGCACTAAGAAACAGAGCCAGTGAGAGCATTGTTGTGGATGTGTGAAGGGATGGTCATTCCTCAACCAGGAACAGTGCTGGACACTCAAGCCCTCACCAAACCACGACTGCCCGTTTCTGACTGGGATCTGTTTCCTATTGTTTGGCTTGTTTTTTAAACTTCTGTTCTTCCCTCATCTATGTCTTTCTCTGTTGACTTCAGTCTGGGAGACACAGTAAATACTATACACCTATCAGTACTCAGTTTACACCTACCAGTACTCAGTTTACACCTATCAGTACTCAGTTTACACCTACCAGTACTCAGTTTACACCTATCCGTACTCGGTTTACACCTATCAGTACTCAATTTAcatgcaatgttttttttgttagGTTTCACCCAATCGTTCTTTCAGATTAGTGACTGTCATCTGTAGCTATGCCACTTAACCTCAGAGTTATACGAACATGAGTTTGTTCTGTACTGATAGTGTTCTgtattctctcctctactctccccctggctctctcctctccccctggctctctcctctccccctggctctctcctggctctctcctctctcctcttcccctggcTCTCTCCTGGCTCTCTCCTCCtggctctctcctcttcccctggcTCTCCCCctggctctctcctctccccctggctTGCAGCTCTCTCCTCTGATACCACCATACCAAGTAGATGTAGTGAAGCTGGCACAGTCACCGAGTGAAGCTGGCACAGTCACCGAGTGAAGCTGGCACAGTCACCGAGTGAAGCTGGCACAGTCACCGAGTGTTACCGAGTGCACAGTCTGACACTGAGGTGGATTCGGCCTCTATTAGGAGTGTGACGTCCATTTGCTGCTGCTGGTCACAGAGGTCATTTCAGAAGGAGACGGGTGACGTTGTCCATCAGAcagtttttagtttttcctcatTGTCTGTTGACATCAGCTATGCTTGCCTGGAAACCAAATATATCTCTGCACCTGGTTacactgtattttttttaaaatatgatTCATTTGACCCAACTTTGATTTGAACTGAACATTTCTTTCATATTCTCAGGCAATTGTTAGGTCCACTGAACCAAACAATAGTTGTTGTAGTGGAGTGACTGAAAATAAATGGGGAAAAGGCACTTAGAGTTTTTGTTTGGGGGGGAGAGGTTTTTTGGCGGGGGGGAGGGGGCAATTAAAGGCATTGTGTTTGGCAGACTCAGCCCAAGCACTAGACACTAAACTCAGATCAGAGTTCTCTGCTTTTATGAGGTTTATTTGTAAATAGAATTGTATATTTTCAGTTGGAAGAAGGGATATGGTTCAGAACATTGAGTCGGACACCTTTCTATCCCTTACTAGTTGTCTCTTTAAAAGGCAACAGTCTCTGACAGTAATTCAATATTTGCTTACATTTGCTTTATCCATTGGCAGTAACACTGGAGCGTTCATTCTCTCACGTCATCCTGCAAAGTTATGCAATAAGCTAAAGATCAACTGCTATCGGAGGAAATTAATAACTGTTGCGGTTTACATAATATTTTAAACTATCTGTTTTGGATTGTAAATATTTATTTTACAGACTTCCTTACTACTTTGTTTTCTTGTAAACAATGTTTTGCTACCTTCATGTCGGGTATCAAaggtaaataaatataaatatgcaTTCCAGTTGTTAAATGAAGGTActatcatttttatttaactaggcaagtcagttaagaacaaattcttatttacaaggacattTAACAAGCTGTGTATACTTACCCAGGCATCCCAGGCACTGAATACACATGTGGATGACTGACAATAGTAAATCATGTCTGTTGCTTAAGCAGCAGCACTTTAAAAAAttgttaaaaaagttatattttttatttttgaatgTTAAAACGTACCACCTtcctgcagtgaagccgctcaacatttacattacattgtcATCTAACAGACTCGACCTATTATTGGTTTAGTTGTCAGTTTGTCATATTGTTACCTCAGTTAAGTTTTCTTCACAATAACTTGGTTTCCTCATCTTTTACAAATCATCACATTCGTTGTGTCCTGTGATATTTAATTAGCAGACTGTTGTATGTCAGACAACATGAACATGTTTTAACAAGTGGACACTGGATTCCTGTTGTGAAAATATCCCGACTGtaaattaaaatattttttacaaaagCTCCTTTTTCCAGTCTGATTTTTATACACAGTCTGTTACATTAGTGTAaccatttgtaaaaaaaaaaactaattctAGTGCCTTTAAAAAGggatcattaaaaaaaatatacaaatgaCGATTTGCTGATTCCGATGCATGTATCTGAGTGCAGGGCTTTTATTTTTTCATCTATTTCATTATTTAGACAAATATTCATGCTACAGTAATGAAAAACACGAGATAAATAACATAAATCATGGTTACAGTTCAGAACTATTACAAATAAATCAAAAACTTTCCTTACATTCGAATTACAACAATCATAATATACTACATTGCATTTTATTCTCTTCGGTATAATGTAAAACAAAATATCTGTTGAGTGACGAGACATATTTGGATGTGATGGTTGAAgctgagtgtgttgtctgtcatcTGGAAGTGCTTTCCTTTTCACTATAAAGAGAAAGAAATTAGATATTTTTCTAGAAACTTCACATTAACTGAAAAATGATGTTGAAATAACATACTATTCAAACGTTATAGGTTGAGCTATCATACCTGTCAATGTTTCTTATATTTATGCTTTACCCTGTTGTACAAAGAGAGACACAAACCTTTCGTCTATGCACTGTTTAGCACTGTTGAAAGTTTGACACTGCTAAACTTCTCATAAAGCTGTGTATTacagctaatcaaatcaaatggtatttgtccAATGCGCCGAATAGAACCGGTTTAGACCTTAGAGTGAatttcttacaagcccttaattaaacaaagcagttttaagaagaaaaaaaaaaaaacgttttaaagTATTTACTACAAATAAACAGAAGAGAAAAAGTAAGCGAATGAAAAAGCTAGAGAGCTAGTGAAAAAGACTACTCACTCATAATGGGTCCACTGACACCAGGGACAGTCAACCAGTTCATCCTTCGCCCGGAGGCAGAAACGATACTTCTTGGAGCTGTGAACTACGGTTAACTTTGTTTCTTTGGTTTCCTTTAGAAGGACCTATATatcaagagaggagagatggtacCCTCACCTTAGAATTTCATCCCTGGTGATAATGTTCTTCTACACATTAATTCATGTATGAAGTCACAATTACAGAGTACCGTGTTGTAAAAGTAATGATTGTAAAGATTGACCAAGTATCACAGACTAGATTAAATGGTTCATCAAGACATTATCACAAATCGCGATGTTGAGGATTTCAAGAACAAAATTGTTGTTTAAAAATGGGCTTCTACCTGTTTTTCAGAGTCACAGCTGTCCCTGGCGTGGACCACTTTGACCTGGAATGTAAGGGGATAGTAAGAGCGTGGGAGGCTCCACGTCGCAGGGTACTCCCACTGAAAGGTGTTCCCCTCCACCTTGGTGATGTGGATCTTGTCTGTCTTCACTgacgagggagagaaggagaccaGACAGAACCAATATTACTGAACGTTTAAATTGGATGAAGCGGTGGCCATATGAATCCTATGATGTACTGCACAACAGAAAGCAACAAGGATGGAATGAGATGTACGGTATATTAACCTGAATGATGTGACAATGCTAATTCCAGTGAAGGAGTGTGGAGGACATGTTTTCCTTGGCCTTACTGTACCTATTTCTCGTATGTAGAACGGTGTAACGGTGTAGTCCTCTAGGAGGTAGTTGCTCCTGAAGTAGACGGTCAGGTCGATACGGGACACCTCCTCAGCAAAGGAACAGCTGTCCAGGTCCTCACAGGTCAAACCTGCACCATCA
Coding sequences:
- the LOC139537813 gene encoding ubiquitin-like domain-containing CTD phosphatase 1, translated to MSVSVIIKWGGQEYSIRTLSEEDTVLDLKQSIKSLTGVLPERQKLLGLKVKGKPAEDQVKLGSLKLKPNTKIMMMGSREESLEEVLAPPPENDDIVNDFDIEEEVIEVQNREENLAKIARRVKDYKVEGMNPPRAGKSLLVLDVDYTLFDHKSCAETGQELMRPFLHEFLTSAYEDYDIVIWSATSMKWIDAKMKELGVTDNPNYKITFMLDSAAMITVHTPKRGVVEVKPLGVIWGKYSEFYSKRNTIMFDDIGRNFLMNPQNGLKIRPFMKAHLNREKDKELFKLSQYLKEIAKLEDFSGLNHKHWERYRTKKQSQ